Proteins co-encoded in one Elstera cyanobacteriorum genomic window:
- a CDS encoding putative Ig domain-containing protein, translating to MLGLIAFRTRLGSARLPPAWVTNSPLPDAEWEAAYSSVLLATTEAPPVSYSLPSGSLPPGLALVGDTISGTPRPAPTAPVWGTAAGSLGSATQGGAFAATLTASGAASFAVRAGRLPWGVTLDGETGAISGTLAVIGGVTDDPGPPPVWVTAGGSLGTVRETYNGTNEPVALSLAATGAAVYTISGGVLPWGLTLDRDTGALAGVVRNIGGGTWEPDTVVTWSAPASTNLGTFARGTSVGTITQTVDPVGSSFYVLGGVMPWGVLLSRNGGSISGTVSNENAPGTYNFTVGCAANPGFAFGTRAYSITIT from the coding sequence ATGCTGGGGCTGATTGCTTTTCGCACGCGCCTGGGGTCGGCCCGCCTGCCGCCCGCGTGGGTGACAAACTCGCCTCTGCCCGATGCCGAATGGGAGGCGGCCTATTCGTCGGTGCTGCTGGCGACGACGGAGGCGCCGCCGGTTAGCTATAGTCTCCCCTCGGGCAGCTTGCCGCCGGGGTTGGCCCTGGTCGGGGATACAATCAGCGGCACCCCGCGCCCGGCCCCGACCGCGCCCGTCTGGGGGACGGCGGCGGGTAGTTTAGGCAGCGCGACCCAGGGCGGCGCTTTCGCCGCTACCTTGACCGCCAGCGGCGCCGCCAGCTTTGCCGTGCGGGCCGGGCGCTTGCCCTGGGGGGTAACGCTGGATGGGGAGACGGGGGCGATCTCCGGCACGCTGGCGGTGATCGGCGGTGTGACCGACGATCCTGGCCCGCCGCCGGTCTGGGTAACCGCAGGGGGCAGCCTTGGCACGGTGCGGGAAACCTATAATGGCACCAACGAACCGGTCGCCCTTAGCCTCGCGGCAACCGGGGCGGCGGTCTACACGATAAGCGGCGGCGTGTTGCCCTGGGGCCTGACGCTCGACCGCGATACCGGCGCGCTGGCGGGCGTGGTGCGGAATATCGGCGGCGGTACCTGGGAGCCGGATACGGTTGTTACGTGGTCCGCCCCAGCGTCTACTAATCTCGGCACGTTCGCGCGCGGAACGTCGGTCGGTACGATCACGCAGACTGTCGATCCAGTAGGCTCTAGCTTTTATGTTTTAGGCGGCGTGATGCCTTGGGGTGTGCTGTTAAGCCGCAATGGCGGGTCGATCAGCGGCACCGTTAGCAATGAGAATGCGCCGGGGACTTACAATTTTACAGTTGGCTGTGCCGCCAATCCCGGCTTCGCCTTCGGCACGCGCGCCTATTCGATCACCATCACCTAG
- a CDS encoding structural protein, whose protein sequence is MAQAKAAPAQTRGERNNNPGNIDYSPNNPWRGKLPRDVSIEPRFERFDSALNGGRAAVKLVEFYKDRRGINTIRGVISTWAPANENNTRAYVDAVARAVGVDPDEIVDLTEYRIMRPLLEAIIRHENGRVIYSPEEIDEMLRRAGIVNPAAPAIPPKPAKAPAASTASAAGVSGGGVLATAIAVVTEPNLREAVAALDYKWLLAALAVAGVLLSAYAAYRAARANRAAP, encoded by the coding sequence ATGGCGCAAGCCAAAGCCGCGCCCGCGCAAACGCGCGGGGAACGCAATAATAATCCGGGCAATATCGACTACAGCCCTAATAACCCTTGGCGAGGAAAACTGCCGCGCGACGTGAGCATCGAGCCGCGCTTTGAACGGTTCGACAGCGCGCTCAACGGTGGGCGGGCTGCGGTGAAGCTGGTCGAGTTCTATAAAGATCGGCGGGGAATCAATACGATCCGTGGGGTAATTTCGACCTGGGCGCCCGCAAACGAGAACAACACGCGCGCCTATGTGGATGCAGTCGCCCGGGCGGTCGGTGTCGATCCTGACGAAATCGTTGACCTAACCGAATACCGGATCATGCGCCCGCTGCTGGAAGCGATCATTCGCCACGAGAACGGACGGGTGATCTATAGCCCTGAAGAGATTGACGAAATGCTGCGGCGGGCCGGGATCGTGAACCCGGCGGCTCCGGCAATCCCCCCGAAACCCGCAAAAGCCCCCGCAGCATCGACGGCCAGTGCGGCGGGGGTTTCCGGCGGCGGCGTGCTGGCGACGGCGATTGCCGTTGTCACCGAGCCGAACCTGCGCGAGGCCGTTGCTGCCCTGGACTATAAATGGCTGCTGGCAGCGTTGGCCGTGGCGGGGGTGCTGCTGTCTGCCTACGCGGCCTATCGCGCCGCCCGCGCCAATCGAGCGGCGCCGTGA
- a CDS encoding SOS response-associated peptidase family protein: MCNLYTVRTPIGGAALFKGVQWVWQPSDGLHSIRPTDSAPIIVVTDDGLTGIEATWGFPSPPQYGPGPVYNTRNLGSAFWRPWIGQRALVPVIAFCEHDARKRKHWFGTGETVFFAGIWGRLPGEPLPRFSILTTESAEPVAAVHPKAMPVLLETEERAAAWIGAGQFEAGRIAAGLSPVQAPAPPINRQPDLFG, from the coding sequence ATGTGTAACCTATATACCGTTCGCACGCCCATCGGCGGCGCTGCCTTGTTCAAAGGCGTTCAATGGGTCTGGCAGCCTTCGGACGGGCTGCACTCGATCCGCCCGACCGATAGCGCGCCGATCATCGTTGTCACGGACGATGGATTGACTGGCATCGAAGCGACTTGGGGTTTCCCCTCCCCGCCGCAATATGGGCCTGGACCGGTTTACAACACTCGGAATCTTGGCAGCGCTTTCTGGCGCCCCTGGATCGGGCAGCGCGCCCTGGTGCCGGTGATAGCCTTCTGCGAGCATGACGCCCGCAAACGAAAACATTGGTTCGGCACCGGAGAAACCGTTTTCTTCGCAGGCATCTGGGGCAGGCTGCCCGGCGAACCCCTGCCCCGGTTTTCGATCCTGACCACCGAGAGCGCCGAACCCGTCGCGGCGGTTCACCCGAAGGCTATGCCGGTCCTGCTGGAAACGGAGGAGCGCGCCGCAGCCTGGATCGGGGCGGGGCAGTTTGAGGCGGGGCGCATCGCCGCCGGACTTTCCCCCGTCCAAGCCCCTGCCCCGCCCATAAACCGCCAGCCCGACTTATTCGGTTAG